A region from the Antennarius striatus isolate MH-2024 chromosome 22, ASM4005453v1, whole genome shotgun sequence genome encodes:
- the LOC137589182 gene encoding sodium- and chloride-dependent betaine transporter-like, translating to MTEETARGGPVGDSDPDKRIPEEGIQPRGKWANKMEFIFSMAGEIIGLGNVWRFPYLCFKNGGGVFFIPYFVFLFFCGIPVFFLETSLGQYTSEGGVTAWRKICPMFEGLGLASQVIVTYLNIYYIVVLAWGIFYLYNSFKSPLPWSSCDNPWNTNLCHSSISKFANPHLFQPDSNWSFLNNITTPDYFTENYTYMNETDIFSISTSPEEEFWIHRVLRMSDGMSITNMHWDLALCLLAAWVICYFCIFKGIKSTGKVVYVTATLPYLLLILIFFRGVTLPGAADGLKYYLIPDFERIADPNVWRDAGTQVLFSYAVCQGVLTSLGSYNKYNNNCYRDCLGLCLLNSATSIFAGFAVFSVLGFMAHELGLSMYDVASSGPGLAFIAYPKALSLLPGSSFWAVLFFLMILFLGLDSQFVCVESLATAITDMFPRQLRRPCARELLVLGIAVVCFLLGLPMVTEGGIVLFTLMDTYGASGITLLIIACFETIVIAWVYGVDRFLDNIEDMIGYRPFPVIKYCWLFVTPLICGLTMLYNLSDTYPFMVYDYMPGKWSSVVGSLLIITPLICIPAFIVVSLCKNSKNMTTPSADLRQAKPHKPILTLCKYVIFKARPQPNRRADEANEKMMMEEPSRV from the exons ATGACTGAAGAAACAGCCAGAGGGGGCCCTGTTGGAGACTCAGACCCAGATAAAAGAATTCCTGAGGAAGGGATTCAGCCAAGGGGGAAATGGGCTAACAAGATGGAGTTCATTTTCTCCATGGCTGGAGAAATCATTGGCCTTGGAAATGTTTGGCGATTCCCATATCTGTGCTTCAAgaatggaggag GTGTCTTCTTCATCCCTTACTTtgtgttcctcttcttctgtggcATCCCTGTGTTCTTCCTGGAGACGTCACTGGGCCAGTACACCAGTGAAGGTGGCGTGACTGCCTGGAGGAAAATATGCCCTATGTTTGAAG GTTTGGGGCTCGCATCCCAAGTAATTGTGACCTACCTGAACATTTACTACATTGTGGTGTTGGCCTGGGGTATCTTCTACTTGTACAACTCATTCAAAAGCCCTCTGCCCTGGTCTTCATGTGACAACCCATGGAACACTA ACTTGTGTCACAGCTCCATTAGCAAGTTCGCCAACCCACATCTGTTTCAACCCGACTCCAACTGGTCATTCTTAAACAACATCACCACACCCGACTACTTCACTGAAAACTACACATACAT GAACGAAACCGACATTTTCTCGATATCCACTTCACCAGAGGAGGAGTTCTGGAT TCATCGTGTGTTGAGGATGTCAGATGGCATGTCGATAACTAATATGCACTGGGATCTGGCTCTGTGTCTCCTGGCTGCCTGGGTTATATGTTACTTTTGTATCTTTAAAGGAATCAAGTCCACAGGAAAG GTGGTATATGTGACCGCTACATTGCCCTACCTTCTTCTGATCCTCATTTTCTTCCGTGGAGTAACACTTCCCGGAGCGGCAGATGGGCTGAAATATTACCTCATCCCTGATTTTGAAAGGATCGCTGATCCAAAT GTTTGGCGTGACGCAGGGACTCAGGTGCTCTTCTCCTACGCCGTCTGTCAGGGAGTGCTGACGTCTCTGGGAAGctacaacaaatacaacaacaactgttacag GGATTGCTTGGGGCTTTGCCTTCTCAACAGCGCAACCAGTATCTTTGCTGGTTTTGCTGTGTTCTCAGTGTTGGGATTTATGGCTCATGAACTGGGCTTGTCCATGTATGATGTCGCTTCTTCTG GTCCTGGTCTGGCTTTTATTGCCTATCCCAAAGCTCTGTCGTTGCTGCCTGGCTCAAGCTTTTGGGCtgtgctcttcttcctcatgaTCCTCTTCCTTGGCCTCGACAGTCAG tttgtgtgtgtggagagctTGGCTACAGCCATCACTGACATGTTCCCACGTCAGCTGAGGAGGCCATGTGCCAGAGAGCTGCTGGTCCTGGGCATAGCGGTTGTCTGTTTTCTCCTTGGGCTGCCAATGGTCACTGAG ggAGGGATTGTCCTTTTTACCCTGATGGACACCTATGGGGCCAGTGGAATCACTCTCCTCATCATAGCCTGTTTTGAGACGATCGTCATTGCCTGGGTGTATG GTGTGGACCGTTTCCTTGACAACATAGAGGACATGATTGGGTACCGGCCATTCCCTGTGataaagtactgttggttgtttGTCACACCGCTCATCTGTGGG CTCACGATGTTGTATAACCTGTCAGACACATACCCTTTCATGGTTTATGATTATATGCCTGGGAAATGGAGCAGTGTGGTGGGCAGTCTACTCATCATCACTCCACTGATCTGCATCCCAGCATTCATAGTAGTCTCACTTTGTAAG aactccaaaaacatgacgACACCTTCTGCAGATCTGCGTCAGGCTAAGCCACACAAGCCGATTCTCACTCTGTGTAAATACGTCATCTTCAAGGCACGGCCGCAGCCAAACAGGAGGGCGGATGAAGCAAatgagaagatgatgatggaggaaccCAGCAGGGTTTGA
- the LOC137589184 gene encoding protein mono-ADP-ribosyltransferase PARP11-like produces MLASRSSEEESAETEEMDTSEPNWCWFYLAECGMWHMFEIDPSAECSVTSAQIEQCYNRNQWGIMGFVTAKYTYRLDFSAMQQTNLTTGKQRPIKRAIHSATGFRFICDNLALPVPCHWEQINTDEPYQLIQLGRETYEFKKVSKLYERTMNHPIKSIQRIQNLHLWEFFCRKKTQLKKVKRTLEIKERMLFHGTGHNNIQAICAFNFDWRLSGSHGDVYGKGSYFARDAIYSSKFCHTTGKHNTILQRHGLAPVIFASEPPYRTMFLARVLVGEYTVGHSTYCRPPSKDASFTNVYDSCVDDMANPKIYVIFDSNQIYPEYLIEFFY; encoded by the exons ATGTTAGCCAGCAGATCATCTGAGGAGGAGTCCGCTGAGACCGAGGAGATGGACACATCGGAGCCAAACTGGTGCTGGTTCTACCTGGCTGAGTGTGGCATGTGGCATATGTTTGAG ATCGATCCCAGTGCAGAATGCTCCGTGACAAGTGCTCAGATTGAACAATGCTACAACAGAAACCAATGGGGTATCATGGGGTTCGTCACAGCCAAGTACACTTACAGACTGGACTTCTCAG CTATGCAGCAGACAAATTTAACAACAGGGAAGCAACGGCCAATCAAGCGCGCCATTCATTCTGCCACTGGATTTAG GTTTATTTGTGATAATCTTGCCTTACCTGTTCCCTGTCATTGGGAACAAATCAACACAGATGAGCCATATCAG cTCATCCAACTTGGAAGAGAAACATATGAGTTTAAAAAAGTCTCCAAACTGTATGAAAGGACCATGAATCATCCGATCAAATCCATCCAGAGGATCCAGAATCTGCACTTATGGGAATTCTTCTGCAG gaagaaaacacaactaaaaaaaGTCAAGCGTACATTGGAAATCAAGGAGCGAATGCTGTTTCACGGCACAGGACACAACAACATACAAGCTATATGTGCATTTAACTTTGACTGGCGGCTGTCAGGAAGCCATGGTGACGTCTATGGCAAAG GAAGCTACTTTGCCCGTGATGCCATATACTCCAGTAAATTCTGTCACACCACTGGGAAGCATAACACTATCCTGCAGAGACACGGACTCGCCCCAGTAATATTTGCCAGTGAGCCACCCTACAGGACCATGTTCTTGGCCAGAGTACTTGTTGGAGAATATACAGTTGGACATTCCACGTACTGCAGACCACCATCAAAGGATGCCAGCTTTACCAACGTCTATGACAGTTGTGTGGATGATATGGCCAATCCAAAGATTTATGTAATTTTTGACAGCAATCAGATTTACCCAGAATATCTGATTGAGTTCTTCTATTAA